CGtccgactgctgacccgaaagacgcgggttcgatcgcggttgcggcggtggcatttcgatggaggtgaaattctagagtcccgtctACTCTGTCAGTGCGCGCTGAAGGCTGCCACGTGCTTCAAATCGGACGGGaccctccgctacggcgcccTTCACAGCGTGAGTAGCTTTAGTATTCTCCTTTTCACTGTTTACAAACACGCGCCTCTGGCGCTCATTGGCTGCTCCCACTCAACTTCCGGCGAAGAACTTCCGGCAGTGTTTTTCAGGCGGCGCGATACGGAGACCTCGGCTATCCGTGCGTGTTTTGAGGCTGTGCTTACGTTCATTGTGCGTCGCTTGTACAAAAATAATGTCAAGTGATTATTTTAAGAAGCTGGACACCGAGGCGCAAGTGCGGTACCGCGCGAAACTTTCGTTCAGAGGCGAGGAGCTGCCTGACGCTCTCGACGACGACGTTGTCCGGTTCGCCTTTACATCGGGCCCACGAAATCTGCCCCCTGTGACAGCagcagatatttatttttatctTGTGGAAGGCGTGTGTTTTTACACGAACGAACAGTTTAAGTCTTACAAACTTGAAGATGCGTACAACGCATTCATATGCGGGAAGGTGAAGCAAGTGAAATCTTTCAAGGCGGGAGCGCAAGGAGTCGGCGTTGTTGTTATTGCGGCGACTGTGGAAGCCAGTCAAACGCTTTCGAAGTCTTACAAGGCGTGGTGCATCGTGAAGGAGGATGGAACCGTCGAAAGTGCGCATCGCACTTGCATGGCCGGGTAAGTAGGCGAATCATAATAAGAGCTACAATGCCATGAGCCTTTACCTtgccttatttttcatttttatgaatCAAACCACAAAGAATGAAGACTTTCCCGTTTTCGAAAATTCTGTACTAGTTGCATTACAGCGCAGAAAAGCGCTACTGTTCGCCTAACTATGCGCGTGTAATGAAATGTTTGCCATACTGCCGTAATTCGTCATTGTAAACTTTGTTTCCTGTGCTAACAGCCGCCCgagcgcggctttatcgctttgctcgCCGCATGCAGATTTGTTCAGAATTATCTCGCTTTGTTTGTGACACGCTGCCGCATCTGGGCTGTTCTAGATTGTACTTGTCATTTGTAACATGTTATCTGTAACTTTCCACACTGTCTTTAAATTCAACAAGGCCCAGTGCTGTCAGTAGTCTATTTCGAGGATAGCCGAGAGCGCTTGTGATCACCGACGCATATTATTCATTCGTGGGGCGCAACTCAGCCCAATATTCCGTTTGTTCAGGCAGCTGTTATTGGTCTCCATGCAAGTCTGCTTTATTAAAGCCACTACTTTGCGACAATATTCATGTCATAGCTAGCCAGATCATTTGTCGATGCTTGACTGCATGATGTTGCAGTCATCCTATTCGAGTTTCCTTGTGGATTACAAAAGTCGTCAAATCTCACCCTCCAGCATTCTTTTGTACAAGGCATTTAAAGTTTTTCAAGGGCCACACTTCTCACGAATAATTACAGTTGTTTGTGAGCTTTTTATTTCTCATGTTTCCTACTTATTTTTCAGCATTGGGGAATGCTGCACACACGTGGCTGCACTCTTGTTTAGAGttgaggcaactgcgcagtaTGGCCTGAATGACCCGTCCCCAACTGATGTTGCATGTAAATGGATTGAGGCATCAAAGGGAAGCACAGTAAGTCTTTGTTTTCATTCTGCCATGAAAAGAGTTGTGAGCAAAATTGTAATTGACACTGAACTTTCCACAGGCAGCACCAGTCTCGGAGATTGAATTTTTTAAGCCCAAAATAGGCCGTGCACCACCCCAAGGCAGCGAGGCACCAGACTACTCAGTACCAGTGCTCACGGATGAGCAAGTGTCAAGATTTCTTCGTCAAGTGAAGGTAAGGACTTCTCATTAAATAAATTTTGATACATACGTAGAGAAAGGACACACACAAAAATGCTCACTGTTTGTGCAACTGTAAAGAACCAGATCCACTGACATTGCAAATAGGGCACTAATTCCAATACTGTTTTTTCAGGAAATTGCaccaaacactttgatcctgactTCAATCTCTGACAGCGAGGACACAGATTCTGCCCCTGAGACAGCTGCCCTGGAACCTGTACGAGTGGGCAGATGCAAGCAACTCTCTGCGAAACCGCCCCTTGCTGAAATATACCAAGACCTCGACATAGACGAGGGAAAAAAAGTGGAACTGACAGCtgcatgctgtagtgaaattgagGAAGCTACTCGAGGCCAAGCAAGGTCACCAAGATGGTTACAAGAACGTCGAGGGAGGATCACTGCCTCTGTAATGCACCGTGTCGCAGCATGCAGCACATGTGCAGCAGGCCTTGTTGCGGAGATTATGGGATACGTGAAGACGCCTCAAGTTTCCAACCTGCGGTGGGGCTCCGAAACAGAGAAGAAAGCTGTGCAGGCATTTATAGAAACGGAGTCTCAAAAACATGTGGACTTTTTATTGCAAGGAGCATGCCTTTTATTGGAGCATCTCCAGATGCACTAGTGTCTTGTTCATGCTGTCCAAAATCAGCACTAGAAGTGAAATGCCCTGCAACTATGAAAGATGCTTCACTGACGAAGGGCTTAACTAAACTGGCATATCTGAATGAAGACTTGCAGCTCAAGCATAACCATGCCTATTACACACAAATTCAGGCTCAAATGGCTCTAACTGGGCTGTGTCAGGCATATTTTGTGGTATTTACAAGTTCCTCTCTAACAAAAGAAATCATAAGCTTTGACGAGACATTTTGGGCAGCTACTAAACTCAaggcagcaaacttttttttcaccCACATATTCCCGGAACTACAGTCAATGCACATCTTCAGTCAAATCGAACGTGCAAAGAAGACATGTCACTGCCGAGGCACCAAGTTGGGCCACATTGTGGAATGCTCACTCTGTGAGGCAACGTTTCACCTCAAGTGTGTAAAACTTAGACGCACACCTCGACAATGGATTTGCACTGCATGTCAACATAATGGGCAGACTGCTGATGAGTAAGGACAAGTCCAGAGGAgctagtgctgctgcttttcACATTCCCTCTTTGAAGTGTACCGGGTCTGTTCGCTTTActgaagtcgtgtcctccacaacagctgaaagtgttgccattcaggcagctttCAAGAAGCTAGGGTCTTgtacggctcaacctgttgttatCCTGTCGGAataaaaatctgcccttcaaaggttagagtgtgGGTTCCCTACTGATGCTTTTTGTCTTAGCGGTCTAAGTTTGTTGCATAATCTGAGCAGcagaggcttctctatacgcttccaATGTCCAATGGGTGGCCTCGCATACAGGTCGCGCTCGCGCCAGATTATGTAATTTAGTTACTGTAGGtgccgctacggtggagcaattgtagGCAGAAACCTCAATGCTAACCCTGTAGCTTACAGCATCTCAGCTTAagcacaagcttttttttttgctgaacactCCAAGTGTTATATTTTATCACATTCGAAAGGCAGATAAACACTGCTTGTTTGACAAAATATGTTCACTTCAAGGACTAATGTCGGATGCATTTGTCGGATGTGGAAACTCAAATATAATAGATTTTAAATACAGTACGCCTTCACGTCCCACGCAGGGAACATATAAAAAAACTGATACAGAAGCaaacagcaagtaaaaatttgaaCACCTGCTCTGAGGACAGCATAACTAtacaagcagaaaacaaaaagcccAAATCTCAACATGTGAGGACAAGCAACAGGAAATACTTAAAAACTGAGTCAAACAATAGGCAGTAATTGACTGCAGACAGTGCAAGaaaatagaataaaaaaatgtgaaaagatCAATGTGGGCAACATCAACAACATGAATTATTGTGTACACACAGTGCAGACACATTGGATGTAGTAGAAAAGATAAATACATGCAATGAAAAGCATGGTCACACTCACATGAGCACTTGCTGTTCTATCACAGTGTGTGTACACGTAGTGCAGACACACTGGAAGTAGTCGAAAACATAAGTACACACTATGAAACTATATGCGATGATTGTCAGCATGGTCACACACACATGAGCATTTGCTGTTCTATCACAGCATGTCTGTATTGACGTTTCCTCACAGCGCCGCACTTTCGTGGAAGAGAGTTATGAAGCACTTCTGCGCTGAGAATTCTTAATGATAGGGGTTTGCAGATTAACTAAAGCAGAGCACACCACCACCACTTTATCTATGGTTGCGAGGTTCTTGTCGCCAGTCCTCTTCACGAAGTTCAAAGGCAGCACATTCTGGAAAATTCTGAAAACTTTCAATCTTTGTGGCCCTTTTAACATGGATGCGCACGCTAGAGACTTTCCTAGACGTTGTGACCTCAGCACCAGGTAGATGGGCATGATTCTTAGTCAGTGATGGCATGAGAAGTGTTGCACCTCGTGCAGCAAACATCTCACTGCATCTAAATCCTCGGTCAACAAGAAAAACATCCCCTTCCTTGACTTTGTCTAGGAGACCACTGCGTAGAGTAATCTGCTTGTCAGGCGTCCTGCCTCCCCATGCTTTTGATACGAAAGTTATTGCTCCTGAAGGTGATATTACAACTAGTATTTTTACTGTATTATGGTGTTTGTAATGAGAATATGTCTGTCTCCTTGCTGTCATTAATATCGGCCTTTGTATGAATACTTCGGTACAATCAATGATGCCAGTTACACCATCAAAAAAAGGGTCCTGAAACGCCGCTGGCCGATTAGCTTGAAGTGTCTGTCGGGAAGGCCAGATTATCAACTTTGTCATGTTTGCAGCAAGAACATCAAGCCATGCATGAAAAATTGAACTGACAGTGCCATTTGAGATGCCAAATCGGCATGACAAATCTTGGGTAAGGAGACCCAAACGAAGTCTCATGAGTACCATGATGAGTTGTGTTTCTGCATCAAGCCATGTGGCACATGACGGCTTCCATGCTGACAGCACAAACTGCAGGAAAGCAGTGAACATGGCTGTGGATACAAACCCTGTGTAAAACTTTACTGTTTTGGCTGACTGCATTACCACTTCTTTGGTTATAATAGCATGGTTTGtatgcttgttttcaagttcagCAGCCTTTTGCTTAGCTGCTGAACACTCTTCCTCCAGAGAGGCCAAACGCTGCTTAAGCCTGCCATTCTCTTCAATAAGATGGGATATATTCTGCATGCTGAGATCAGTTTCTGTTTCCATGTGGCAATTATCTACCACGGAAACAGTTGCAGTCGCAGATAGTGCAGTATCATCCGCGTCTTGTCCTGCGCCAGTCGTGTTGAGCCCACAGTCAAGCACACTTGGCCCAGGATTACATGCAGCAGGTCTGGATGCTTCCTTCAATCCATCCTTTCGAGCAGCGCGTTGGAACCTAGAAATTTTCTGGGCCACATTTCCCGAGGCACGATAAGGAAATATGGAGGGGACATAGTCGGGATGTGTGGGGTCAGATGATGGtttacctaaagaaagaaaagaatgtttgaaaattagtagccacatgtgcactcccaaacgcaaaaaaaacaaaaaaaactggctgaaatgcACCAAAGCAATATTGCCCAGGACTTCTctaggaaaaggaagaaacactAAGGGTTCCTTGGTATGATTACATACTTTACGTTCGGCATTTGTAAGTaagaaactgcacaaaaataCTGAATCAAGCGAGTTGGAAGCATTTCACTCTTTTTAAAAGCACTTGCAGGCGATCGAATGAATTTCTCCTGCCGCTGAGAATAGTAGAACGAAAGTGCATCGAATGATACTCCAGCGTTTTTGGATTTCGTCCCTGTAGAAAAGCTGATGCAGCGAACGGGATCGAACACACGACCAGAAGGTTAGCAACAGACGCCTGAGGAATCGCGCCAGATATGCGCATAAAAGAACACCAACCGAGTTAGGCATTACAACAATAAGATGCTTGGGCCCGCATCGCAGCAAGAACTGCCGCTCATAAACTAAGCATCAACTAAGCGCTCGATTACTAAGCTGGGatacctgggttcgatcccggccatagcGGCAGAGTTTTGATTGACGCGACACGCGTCTAGaaagcgaccgtgtgctgtgcaaattCAGTACATATTCAAaaccctcaggtggtctaaattattctggagcactgAACTACACCGTTCATCATAGGCTGAGTTACCTCGGGACTTTAAATGCCCGTAAATCACACACACTCGCATTGCTGCATGATCGAAACTGCACTGCAAGCGTCGCAAGCTGGCTAATTTCCCTGGAAATGGCTAAACGACGCCTTGCACGCACAACTAACCGCAAAACAGGGTTTCCTTACTTCACAGTGCAATTTTTACTGCTAGAGATGCAGCCGTTGATTAGGCGAATGCGGTCGCGACGATTGCCAACCCGCAACGTCCAATCCAGTCAACGTTCAATCTCAAAGCGCCCAGAAGACGTGCAGGAAATAGCTGCGGCACAAGCAGACATCATAAATCTGTTCTCACCTTGAACGAAATGAGCAGAGCAAACATGGGAGCTTTTCGTAGGCATCCATCGGTCCCGCCGAACTGCTGCTATCCAAGCGTTTCTACGCTCGGCGTCTGCCGGAAACCTGAAAGTGCGCACCTGCGACAGGAGGTTGGTTCCAGGTCGCAAGCTGCAACCTTGCACACAACAGCATGGTCCACGTCGTGATGGGGCCACGGAAGATGTTTTTCCACCCGAAAACATATCGCAACAGGGCGACCGCGCCGTACTTTGGCCGTGctacaaacacaaaagaaaaactcGCCTCGACCCTgcggctcgctcgctcgcttcgcGGGGAGACCGGAAGTTTCCTGGGTGTCCATCCGGTTTGCGGCGCTGTGGCTCCCCCTGGCGGCTATGAGCCCGTGAAAAGGCGTATATTGAGGCGCATCCAAACCATGTCACCGCTTATTCATAGCGTGCGGCTGACACGGTGTGCAGAGACAGGCTGACCTCCACTCTGAACCTTCTGTCACTACCTCCTCTAGCTCCAATTAGCGCCTTGTTTGACGAATGCGCGGGCGCCTAATGTTGAAAGCCACGAAAGCTACGCATAGGCCGGAGATCTGCGCATAAAGAGCTGGCAGCCCAAAAACGTGGTCCTGTACTGTCGCTCGGCAGGGATATCTCTACGACGGGCGTTACCACAGGAGAATGACAACGAGTCACATGAGGCCCAAGGAGAGAATTTTGGTAGCTGCGATGGCTGTTCGGACCACGAGAGACTTTTACTTTCCAAATGTTGTGCGGTAAATATCTACGCATCATCATGTCGTCGCATGATGATGTGCAGAACAGAGCCGATGCATGATGCACGTTGCGGCGTTGTATAAGGATACTCAGGTACGCCGTGTTTGAACTCCCTGTATATTTCCTTTCCCagtcgttttttttgttttcgagcCTATTGTGAATTGAGTCCATATTATTACTAAAATGCTATCACAGACTGGGACTGCCGAGGTCAAGAAGGGGGATTAATGAACGAGAGCGTACACACCACCACCATGCCGGAGCTTCATCTAGCAGAATGGGTAAAGATGCTACCGTCTGTAGAAGGCGGGTGCAACCATCAAAACGAAACAGCCGGTGTAAAGAAGGCGACGAGCATATGAGCAAGCCGCAttgtcatcgcctggtgcatgctcctggttCCATTGTAAAGAAggcgacgagcatatgcgcgagctgcatggtcatcgcctggcacacgctctcggctggactaactgacccgctgttggccctgctcccgttaggaagcttctcagaataaacccacCTTACACTTGGTGCAGGTGCCGGGTGacgtcctctcgccctggaactccgcagcggaacgctaccccctaccgcgatgcctaaccaccaagccgtcatctgtgctggttctctccggtagagagaccccgctatcttcagtggcacgggcgaccatgatgttgaggattggctcgcatcgtatgagcgggtgagcgcatacaacaagtgggacgcggaaaccaaactgaacaatgtgattttctatcttacgggcgttgcgaatctgtggtatcggaaacacgaggcggacattacattATGGTCTGTTTTCAAACctaacttctcagaggtattcggccgcacggcagtcagaaaactccatgccgaacagcgcttgcgtgcgcggtcacagcaggttggcgagaactgcacgacttacataaaggatgtcgtcgatctgtgcaagagggtgaacgctcagatgcccgaagccgacaagatcaggcgtattctcaagggcattgatgacgacgcctttcagatgttggggcgagacctgcgcaccgtcgcggaagtcgtcaccctgtgtcagagcttcgacgaactacgcaagcagagggctctgacatgcgaacacaccacgaacgttgactcgcttgctggcctgaacgatgcaagagaccagtcatcgctcctacggcacatcaagagcttcatccgagaagttgctcgccagctctcgcttatttcccgccatcaagagccatcaccacacataactccAAATTTTCGGCACATTATTCATGAACAGGTCGCTGAAGCTCTCCCGCAGGCCCCTCAGGCCACTcctcttgcggccccgctgacatatgcggatgttgttgcgcgacctcgtccacctacctatgctccgcctcctggtcccgttcgagagcccgctgcttttatttcgccgcctgctcatctgcTAACCTCCTGGAgcacgcctgataataatcgaccgcctgctcaactgggaaaccCCTGGCGCATGCCTGAAAaccgcccgatctgctacttctgcggcttgccaggtcatgtggtGCGGCTTTGCCGCCGACGCATGAACatctcacgaacacctcctgaagtttccggttactggtcccagcgtcagtactcaactcctgctgagccgcccctaGGCTGTTTTCTGTCTCCTGAGCACACCACCTtctctggacaccgttcgccttctccacgtcgaCGCTCCATCGctccgatgcgacggcgtccctcgaccaCTCACGAGGAAAACTaagtgccgcagttcctgaggcgagaacggCGCAGTCGTcaaaatttgaaaggcctcgtcagtctgccgccaatttaattgaagtttttgtaaagggcgtatctgtgatggcgcttgtggacaccggcgctgcGGTTTCTGTCgtggatgcagcgctttgccgataTTTGAAGAAAGTGAAGACACCCCTTTCTGGCCTGTCCTTACGgactgcaagtgcgcacctcatccagccgttagcagcgtgtacTGCTCGAGTAGCCATAGAATACAttctatatttggttgagttcatcgttctgccgtcatgttcgcaatcgatcatcttgggctgggacttcctatcgcttcatgacgcggtcatcgactgtgctcgggctcaagtagcgctctccacgttgccgaatcccgtgccagagactgaaatCTGCGGTGCTCCTGTTCCAGctaaagcttttgtcgccgacagtaccgatattcctgcgtgctcttccgtgattgtgcctctctcctgtgcttgtgttcgcgatgccagtgtcctcttcacgccgtctcctacttttctgcgtcgccattgcctgccgctgccttatgccctgctcactttctccgccggactcaccgcactgtgggtcttcaactccttttcaagccccttcactttgcgcagtggagaatgcgtcggcaccgtgcagctctttgattctgttttcaaccatcccgacgctgccgcagaaacaccgccggtcgccatggacgccctcagctcacctacacctgcgcccgccccattgttgaccgacctattaattcgctctatcgacgccactctacctccaactcagcgaactTGCACTACTTGAGGAGTTCCGCTcgtccttcgattgccaccaaagTGGTTTGGGGCGCACGTCCACTGTCGAGCATCACATTGAAAccggcgcccatgcccctctgcgacagTGCCCACATCGAGTTTCCGCCGCTGAAcgaagagttattgaagaacaggtatacaccatgcttcagagcggcgttattcagccttccaccagcccctgggcctccccggttgtcctcgtAAACAGAAGGATGGCTAcgttcggttttgcgtcgattaccgccgcattataagatcacacgcaaagacATCTTCCCTCTGtcccgtattgatgacgccctggactgtctacaaggcgcggaggtcttttcttcccttgatttacgctctggttattggcaggtcgcaatggcagctgcagatcgtgccaaaaccgcattcgtgacccctgacggcctctacgagtttaccgtcatgcctttcggcctgtgtaacgcCCCTGCTACTTTTGAGCGAATGATGAataccgttttgcgtggcctcaagtggaagacgtgcctctgctacctggacgatatcgttatctttttacctaacttccaaacgcatctatctcgcctgcgggacgtcttgacatgcctcaaaaacgcaggcctgcagctaaacttaaaaaaatgcacccttgcagcccgtgaactgaaaattttaggtcacgttgtgtcgaaagacggtgtacgccctgacccagcgaaacttcgtgccgtgactgaatttcctaaaccttccaccactaaggaacttcgcagcttcatagggctctgctcttattttaggcgtttcattcgcagctttgcctcaattgcttCCCCTTTGACTCAGCTCCTCGGCGCCAATTTCGATATTTCGGCTTGGTCACCCGCCTGCGaagacgcctacaacaccttacgtcgtctcctcacggcacctccaatcttgcgtcatttcgacccggcgactccgactgaagttcacacggatgccagtgttattggtctcggtgcagtgctcgctcagcggaaatatggatacgacgaatatgtcgttgcctatgccagccgcacacttacaaaggctgattctcactactctgtgactgaaaaagagtgcctcgccattctgtgggccttaggcaagtttcgcccttacgtgtACGGCCATCCTTTCGACGTCGgtacggatcatcacgccctttgaTGCCTTTCCGCTCCCCGCTGAACTTGCCAGTCTCTGCGAAATCGGAGCCCCTGAGCAATCTGTCACCGTCGttgacatgccttctgaacagcgcaaggatccatggattcgtgctcttctggactttctctccgacccatcggcggttaAAACATCCCGCGCGCTGCGTCGTCAAGCTTCCTATTTTGAGATCCGAGATAACTcgctttatcgccgtaattatcattctgatgggcgaaaatggctcctcgtcattcctcgccacctatggtcctatatctgctcatgtttgCAGACTAACTtgcaatgcggtcacgcaggACTTTTCAAAacttacacgcgcctccgcctccgctactactggcgtggcatgtacaattttgttttgaaatacgtacgctcATGCCTCCACTGCAAACGGCGCAGGACATCCACTACTCGTACTGCTGGCGAGTTGgagccgctatcttgtccgcctcgccctttcgaccgcgttggcattgatttatatgggcctctcccctatactgcttctggcaaacggtGGATCActgttgccgtcgatcacctcacgcggtatgctgaaaccgccgcgctctctgctgccacggcacaggatgtggcatcctttcttctgcgtcggttcatccttcgacacggtgcccctcgagaactcctcagcgacagaggccgtgtcttcgTATCCGATGTCATCAAATttctgctccgtgagtgcaacgtcatccatcggacttccaccgcttaccaccctcagaccaacggcctcactgaacgcttttaccgcactctgggggacatgcAGGCTATGTACGTCTgttcgaaccacacgacctgggaccttattctcccgtatattacgttcgcattcaatactgctacgcaatctacgacaggattttctcctttcttcctcctttatggccaccatccctccgttcccattgatactgttctcccctaccaccctgacgcatctgagtgcaccaccgtttacgaagccgccaggcacgccgaagactgccgccagatcgctcggtcgctcacgacagctacccagtcccttcaaaaaacgcgccacgatgaagatcaacgtccccaacatttctcgcccggctctcttgtctggctatgGATACCTTCCAGTACTCCGGGCTCCTCCCGGAAATTgctggctaaatatcaagggccctaTCGTGTCCTGGAACAAACATCTCCAGTCAAATATATTGTTGAGCCCCCCACAAcgtcacccgatctcagacgccgcggccgtgagactgtacatgtccagcgcctcaagagatactgcgaccccgctgtcttgtccgcTCCTTAAgtcaccaggatggctcctcttctgtccgggggccattgtaaagaagacgacgagcatatgcgcaagccgcatggtcatcgcctggtgcatgctcctggctccaatgtaaagacgacgagcatatgcgcgagctgcatggccatcgcctggcacacgctctcggctggactagctgacccgctgttgtccctactcccgttaggaagcttctcagaataaaccccaccttacaatatatatatatatatatatatatatatatatatatatatatatatatatatatatatatacatatatatatatatatatatatatatatatatatatatatatatatatatatatatatatatatatatatatatatatatatataagctgcacagctaccatatttCTCaagaaagtcagcaataaaattccaatacgaatgggcgtcgggcaaggagacacgatctcgccaatgctattcaccgcctgtttacaggtgaTATTCCGAGGCAGGAATTGCGAACAGTTGGGAGTAAGAATTAGtacagaatacctaaataatctgcgattcgctgatgacattgccttgctgactcACTCAGGAGGTTAACTGCAAATCATTACCAATGAGTTAAGCAGAGCAGagcgctgggtctaaaaattaacatgcagaaaaccaaacaaATGTTCAAGAGTcttgcaagagaacagcagttcacaattggcagcgaggagctggaagtggtaaaggaatatatcTACATAggccaggtagtgacagctgatacgggtcatgagagggaaatgactagaaggataagaattagATGGAGCGCTcctggcaggttctctcagaat
This region of Amblyomma americanum isolate KBUSLIRL-KWMA chromosome 5, ASM5285725v1, whole genome shotgun sequence genomic DNA includes:
- the LOC144134251 gene encoding uncharacterized protein LOC144134251, translating into MSKCQDFFVKTRSTDIANRALIPILFFQEIAPNTLILTSISDSEDTDSAPETAALEPVRVGRCKQLSAKPPLAEIYQDLDIDEGKKVELTAACCSEIEEATRGQARSPRWLQERRGRITASVMHRVAACSTCAAGLVAEIMGYVKTPQVSNLRSMPFIGASPDALVSCSCCPKSALEVKCPATMKDASLTKGLTKLAYLNEDLQLKHNHAYYTQIQAQMALTGLCQAYFVVFTSSSLTKEIISFDETFWAATKLKAANFFFTHIFPELQSMHIFSQIERAKKTCHCRGTKLGHIVECSLCEATFHLKCVKLRRTPRQWICTACQHNGQTADE